A single window of Streptomyces cathayae DNA harbors:
- a CDS encoding N-acetylmuramoyl-L-alanine amidase, with protein sequence MAPPMSASAFLSALKAEGLKVVEVGDWRDHNRNHKGPWGPVHGVMIHHTATRGSARTVELCREGYAGLPGPLCHGVITKDGRVHLVGYGRANHAGLGDDDVLRAVIAERALPADNEQNTDGNRHFYGFECENLGDGDDPWPAVQLEAIERAAAAVCRRHGWNERSVIGHREWQPGKVDPRGFTMASMRTRIRDRLK encoded by the coding sequence ATGGCCCCACCCATGTCCGCGAGCGCGTTCCTGAGTGCTCTGAAAGCGGAGGGTCTCAAGGTCGTCGAGGTCGGCGACTGGCGCGATCACAACCGCAATCACAAGGGCCCCTGGGGCCCGGTCCACGGCGTGATGATCCATCACACGGCCACCCGGGGCAGCGCCCGGACCGTCGAGCTGTGCCGCGAGGGCTACGCGGGCCTGCCGGGGCCGCTGTGCCACGGCGTCATCACCAAGGACGGCCGGGTCCACCTCGTCGGCTACGGCAGGGCCAACCACGCGGGCCTGGGCGACGACGACGTGCTGCGCGCCGTGATCGCGGAGAGGGCGCTCCCCGCCGACAACGAGCAGAACACCGACGGCAACCGGCACTTCTACGGCTTCGAGTGCGAGAACCTGGGCGACGGGGACGACCCCTGGCCCGCGGTGCAGCTGGAAGCCATCGAGAGGGCCGCCGCCGCAGTCTGCCGCCGCCACGGGTGGAACGAACGATCGGTGATCGGCCACCGGGAGTGGCAGCCCGGAAAGGTGGATCCGCGCGGGTTCACGATGGCGTCGATGCGGACGCGCATCCGTGACCGGCTGAAGTGA
- the sodN gene encoding superoxide dismutase, Ni has translation MLSRLFAPKVKVSAHCDLPCGVYDPAQARIEAESVKAVQEKMAGNDDPHFQARATVIKEQRAELAKHHVSVLWSDYFKPPHFEKYPELHQLVNDALKALSAAKGSTDPATGQKALDYIAQIDKIFWETKKA, from the coding sequence ATGCTTTCCCGCCTGTTTGCCCCCAAGGTCAAGGTCAGCGCCCACTGCGACCTGCCCTGCGGCGTGTACGACCCTGCCCAGGCCCGCATCGAGGCCGAGTCGGTGAAGGCCGTCCAGGAAAAGATGGCCGGCAACGACGACCCGCACTTCCAGGCCCGCGCCACCGTCATCAAGGAGCAGCGCGCCGAGCTGGCGAAGCACCACGTCTCCGTGCTGTGGAGCGACTACTTCAAGCCCCCGCACTTCGAGAAGTACCCGGAGCTGCACCAGTTGGTCAACGACGCCCTGAAGGCCCTGTCGGCCGCCAAGGGCTCGACCGACCCGGCCACCGGCCAGAAGGCGCTGGACTACATCGCCCAGATCGACAAGATCTTCTGGGAGACGAAGAAGGCCTGA
- a CDS encoding GNAT family N-acetyltransferase, translating to MGVAIRTAGDGDRELLVRLLDEAFQDDPVSSWVFPGEEYRRTTHHRLMAAFTDLVLAEGRVDVTEDGSACALWLSVPAAEHGDGTPEDDEGPAQVRRAVDPENDRVEMIGRLTAGIHPSGRAHAYLWMIGVTPARQGEGLGTALIGSVLDRCDREGVPAYLEASSVRSRVLYERLGFAPAGEPLLLPDGPHMWPMWREPRTRAAGPSFDHA from the coding sequence ATGGGCGTGGCGATCCGGACGGCGGGGGACGGAGACCGGGAACTACTGGTCCGGCTTCTGGACGAGGCGTTCCAGGACGACCCGGTGAGCAGCTGGGTCTTCCCCGGCGAGGAGTACCGCCGTACGACGCACCACAGGCTGATGGCCGCCTTCACCGACCTCGTGCTCGCCGAGGGACGCGTCGACGTCACGGAGGACGGCTCGGCCTGCGCGCTGTGGCTGTCGGTGCCGGCGGCCGAGCACGGTGACGGGACACCCGAGGACGACGAGGGGCCGGCCCAGGTGCGCCGTGCCGTCGACCCGGAGAACGATCGGGTGGAGATGATCGGCCGGCTGACGGCGGGCATCCACCCCTCAGGGCGGGCCCACGCGTACCTGTGGATGATCGGCGTGACGCCCGCCCGGCAGGGCGAGGGACTCGGCACCGCGCTCATCGGCTCGGTTCTCGACCGCTGCGACCGGGAGGGGGTGCCGGCCTATCTGGAGGCGAGCAGCGTCCGCAGCCGCGTGCTGTACGAACGCCTCGGCTTCGCCCCGGCCGGCGAGCCCCTGCTCCTCCCGGACGGCCCCCACATGTGGCCGATGTGGCGCGAACCTCGCACTCGTGCGGCCGGCCCGTCCTTCGACCACGCCTGA
- a CDS encoding amino acid ABC transporter permease, protein MTVDIDKTTGPGGTPPAGPEAIKAIPVRHYGRYVSAVVALALLGGVVYAFSQGKINWDTIPDYFFDDRILSGVGKTLLLTVLAMTIGIVGGILLAVMRLSKNPVTSSIAWFYIWFFRGTPVLVQLIVWFNLGLVFEYINLGPFYKDEWSDFMTPFLTALLGLGLNEAAYMAEICRAGLLSVDEGQTEASHALGMSHTKTLRRIVVPQAMRVIVPPTGNEVINMLKTTSLVSVVQYPELLRAAQDIGQTSGAPAEMLFLAAAWYLLLTSVFSVGQYYLERHYARGSTRTLPSTPWQKVKANMLALGRPKGGAA, encoded by the coding sequence GTGACTGTTGACATCGACAAGACGACGGGGCCGGGCGGCACACCGCCGGCCGGCCCGGAGGCCATCAAGGCCATCCCGGTCCGGCACTACGGCCGGTACGTCTCCGCCGTCGTCGCGCTCGCCCTGCTGGGCGGGGTCGTGTACGCGTTCTCCCAGGGCAAGATCAACTGGGACACGATCCCGGACTACTTCTTCGACGACCGCATCCTCAGCGGTGTCGGCAAGACGCTGCTGCTCACCGTGCTGGCCATGACGATCGGCATCGTCGGCGGCATCCTGCTGGCCGTGATGCGCCTGTCGAAGAACCCGGTGACCTCGTCGATCGCGTGGTTCTACATCTGGTTCTTCCGCGGCACCCCGGTTCTGGTACAGCTGATCGTCTGGTTCAACCTGGGCCTGGTCTTCGAGTACATCAACCTCGGGCCGTTCTACAAGGACGAGTGGTCGGACTTCATGACCCCGTTCCTGACGGCGTTGCTGGGTCTCGGTCTCAACGAGGCCGCGTACATGGCGGAGATCTGCCGGGCCGGTCTGCTCTCGGTCGACGAGGGGCAGACCGAGGCGTCGCACGCGCTGGGCATGAGCCACACGAAGACGCTGCGCCGTATCGTCGTCCCGCAGGCGATGCGCGTGATCGTGCCGCCGACGGGCAACGAGGTCATCAACATGCTGAAGACGACCTCGCTGGTGTCGGTCGTCCAGTACCCCGAGTTGCTCCGCGCCGCCCAGGACATCGGCCAGACCTCCGGCGCCCCGGCCGAGATGCTGTTCCTGGCCGCGGCCTGGTACCTGCTGCTGACCTCGGTCTTCAGCGTCGGCCAGTACTACCTGGAGCGTCACTACGCCCGCGGCTCCACCCGTACGCTGCCGTCGACACCGTGGCAGAAGGTGAAGGCCAACATGCTGGCCCTCGGCCGCCCGAAGGGAGGCGCGGCATGA
- the sodX gene encoding nickel-type superoxide dismutase maturation protease — MPELSQDAERAGAPLPFGVAEVTGPSMVPTLHHGDRLLVHYGARIKPGHVVVLRHPFQQDLLVVKRAAERREGGWWVRGDNTYAGGDSTDYGVVPDDLVLGRVRLRYRPRRPGRRSPTALAGWALSAVRPVFSARSASRRLRAR; from the coding sequence ATGCCGGAGCTGTCGCAGGACGCCGAACGGGCGGGGGCGCCGCTGCCCTTCGGGGTGGCCGAGGTGACGGGGCCGTCCATGGTGCCCACGCTGCACCACGGGGACCGGCTCCTGGTGCATTACGGGGCCCGGATCAAGCCGGGCCACGTGGTGGTGCTGCGGCACCCGTTCCAGCAGGACCTGCTCGTGGTGAAGCGGGCCGCCGAACGGCGCGAGGGCGGCTGGTGGGTGCGGGGGGACAACACGTACGCCGGCGGTGACAGCACCGATTACGGGGTGGTGCCCGACGATCTGGTGCTCGGCCGGGTCCGTCTGCGCTACCGGCCGCGCAGACCGGGCCGCCGGTCGCCGACGGCGCTGGCGGGCTGGGCGCTGTCGGCGGTGCGGCCGGTGTTCTCCGCCCGCTCGGCCTCCAGGCGTTTGCGGGCACGGTAG
- a CDS encoding family 2B encapsulin nanocompartment shell protein has protein sequence MSVGEEVRTEQTRQQQSLGTAAARNLATTTKSVPQMQEISSRWLLRMLPWTDVQGGTYRVNRRLTYAVGDGRVTFVKTGDRVEVIPAELGELPALRSYEDEEVLAELASRCRQREIGAGQVITSFGSPADEVFLLAHGRVEKVGTGPYGGDESLGILADGAYFGDQALLDEGAIWEYTTRTLTACTVLVLPRDAVEQVAERSETLRGHLQEQRSVPNRPANKYGEREIDLAAGHSGEPDIPHTFVDYEARPREYELSVAQTVLRIHTRVADLYNQPMNQTEQQIRLTVEALKERQEHELINNRGFGLLHNCEYDQRLQPHDGVPAPDDLDELLSRRRGTKLLLAHPRAISAFGRELNKRGLVPETIDMAGNRIPTWRGVPIFPCNKIPVTEERTTSIIALRTGEEEQGVIGLRASGLPDEIEPSLSVRFMGVNEQAIIKYLVTAYYSAAVLVPDALGVLENVEIGRWR, from the coding sequence ATGTCGGTAGGCGAAGAGGTCCGCACGGAGCAGACCCGGCAGCAGCAGAGCCTCGGCACGGCGGCGGCGCGGAACCTGGCCACCACCACCAAGTCCGTACCGCAGATGCAGGAGATCAGCTCGCGCTGGCTGCTGCGCATGCTGCCCTGGACGGACGTGCAGGGTGGTACGTACCGGGTGAACCGACGGTTGACGTACGCCGTCGGGGACGGGCGGGTGACCTTCGTGAAGACCGGTGACCGCGTCGAGGTGATCCCGGCGGAGCTGGGCGAGCTGCCGGCCCTGCGGTCGTACGAGGACGAGGAAGTGCTCGCGGAGCTGGCCTCCCGCTGCAGGCAGCGGGAGATCGGGGCCGGCCAGGTGATCACTTCGTTCGGCAGCCCGGCCGACGAGGTGTTCCTGCTGGCCCACGGCAGGGTCGAGAAGGTCGGCACCGGCCCCTACGGCGGTGACGAGTCCCTCGGAATCCTCGCCGACGGCGCCTACTTCGGCGACCAGGCGCTCCTGGACGAGGGCGCCATCTGGGAGTACACCACCCGCACCCTGACCGCCTGCACCGTGCTCGTCCTGCCGCGTGACGCCGTCGAGCAGGTCGCCGAGCGGTCCGAGACACTGCGCGGTCACCTCCAGGAGCAGCGCTCCGTCCCGAACCGGCCCGCCAACAAGTACGGCGAGCGGGAGATCGATCTCGCGGCCGGCCACAGCGGGGAACCGGACATCCCGCACACCTTCGTCGACTACGAGGCCAGGCCCCGCGAGTACGAACTGAGCGTCGCCCAGACCGTGCTGCGCATCCACACGCGCGTGGCCGACCTCTACAACCAGCCCATGAACCAGACGGAGCAGCAGATCAGGCTGACCGTCGAGGCGTTGAAGGAACGCCAGGAGCACGAACTCATCAACAACCGGGGCTTCGGCCTGCTGCACAACTGCGAGTACGACCAGCGGCTCCAGCCGCACGACGGCGTACCCGCCCCCGACGACCTGGACGAACTGCTCAGCAGGCGACGCGGGACCAAGCTGCTCCTCGCCCACCCGCGCGCGATCTCCGCGTTCGGCCGTGAGCTCAACAAGCGCGGACTCGTCCCCGAGACCATCGACATGGCCGGCAACCGCATCCCCACCTGGCGGGGGGTGCCCATCTTCCCGTGCAACAAGATCCCGGTGACGGAGGAGCGTACGACCTCCATCATCGCGCTGCGTACGGGCGAGGAGGAGCAGGGCGTCATCGGACTGCGGGCGTCCGGCCTCCCCGACGAGATCGAGCCGAGCCTGTCCGTGCGTTTCATGGGCGTCAACGAACAGGCCATCATCAAGTACCTGGTCACGGCCTACTACTCGGCTGCCGTCCTGGTGCCGGACGCGCTCGGCGTCCTGGAGAACGTCGAGATCGGTCGCTGGCGGTGA
- a CDS encoding amino acid ABC transporter ATP-binding protein → MVKAEGVHKSFGPVEVLKGIDLEVKSGEVFCLIGPSGSGKSTFLRCINHLEKINAGRLYVDGQLVGYRQKGDKLYELKDSEVALKRRDIGMVFQRFNLFPHMTALENVIEAPVQVRGVSKRQARERAGQLLERVGLADKAGNYPSQLSGGQQQRVAIARALAMDPKLMLFDEPTSALDPELVGDVLDVMRDLAESGMTMIVVTHEMGFAREVGDSLVFMDGGVVVESGHPRDVLTDPQHERTKSFLSKVL, encoded by the coding sequence ATGGTCAAGGCCGAGGGGGTCCACAAGTCCTTCGGCCCCGTGGAGGTCCTCAAGGGCATCGACCTGGAGGTGAAGTCCGGCGAGGTGTTCTGCCTCATCGGCCCCTCCGGCTCCGGCAAGTCCACCTTCCTGAGGTGTATCAACCACCTCGAGAAGATCAACGCCGGACGTCTGTACGTCGACGGGCAGCTGGTCGGCTACCGCCAGAAGGGCGACAAGCTGTACGAGCTCAAGGACAGCGAGGTCGCGCTGAAGCGCCGGGACATCGGCATGGTCTTCCAGCGCTTCAACCTGTTCCCGCACATGACGGCGCTGGAGAACGTCATCGAGGCGCCGGTGCAGGTGAGGGGCGTGAGCAAGAGGCAGGCCCGGGAGCGCGCGGGGCAGCTGCTGGAGCGCGTGGGCCTGGCCGACAAGGCCGGGAACTACCCCTCCCAGCTCTCCGGCGGCCAGCAGCAGCGGGTGGCGATCGCGCGGGCGCTCGCCATGGATCCCAAGCTGATGCTGTTCGACGAGCCGACCTCGGCACTCGACCCGGAGCTGGTCGGTGACGTCCTCGACGTCATGCGCGACCTGGCCGAGTCGGGCATGACCATGATCGTCGTCACCCACGAGATGGGCTTCGCCCGCGAGGTGGGCGACAGCCTGGTCTTCATGGACGGCGGCGTGGTGGTCGAGTCCGGTCACCCGCGCGACGTCCTGACCGACCCGCAGCACGAGCGCACGAAGTCGTTCCTGTCCAAGGTGCTCTGA
- a CDS encoding class I SAM-dependent methyltransferase: MTDAGTGTTTADWAAWQESWDRQQEWYMPDREERLRVMLDMVEAVVGSSPRVLDLACGTGTITARLLARFPDATSTGVDLDPALLTIAEGTFAGDPRVTFVTADLKDPHWPAGLPHDSYDAVLTATALHWLHNEPLADLYGQVAGLVRDGGVFMNADRMIDGTTPGINAAERALRHAGMDRAKRDGVLDWAEWWQLAAEDPVLAEPTARRFEIYGEHADGDMPSAAWHARVLREKGFAEARPVWCSPSDTLLLALR, translated from the coding sequence ATGACGGACGCGGGCACCGGGACCACCACCGCCGACTGGGCTGCCTGGCAGGAGAGCTGGGACCGGCAGCAGGAGTGGTACATGCCCGACCGCGAGGAGCGGCTGCGGGTCATGCTCGACATGGTGGAGGCCGTCGTCGGCAGCTCCCCGCGCGTGCTGGACCTCGCGTGCGGCACGGGAACCATCACGGCCCGCCTGCTCGCCCGGTTCCCGGACGCCACCAGCACCGGCGTCGACCTGGACCCGGCGCTGCTCACCATCGCCGAGGGCACCTTCGCGGGCGACCCGCGGGTCACCTTCGTGACGGCCGACCTGAAGGACCCCCACTGGCCGGCGGGGCTTCCCCACGACTCCTACGACGCCGTGCTGACCGCGACCGCCCTCCACTGGCTGCACAACGAACCCCTCGCGGATCTCTACGGACAGGTCGCCGGCCTCGTCCGTGACGGCGGTGTCTTCATGAACGCGGACCGCATGATCGACGGGACGACCCCCGGCATCAACGCGGCCGAGCGCGCCCTGCGCCACGCGGGCATGGACCGGGCCAAACGGGACGGCGTCCTCGACTGGGCCGAATGGTGGCAGCTCGCCGCCGAGGACCCCGTCCTCGCCGAGCCCACCGCCCGCCGCTTCGAGATCTACGGCGAACACGCCGACGGCGACATGCCGTCTGCGGCGTGGCACGCGCGCGTGCTGCGCGAGAAGGGGTTCGCCGAGGCCCGCCCGGTGTGGTGCTCCCCCTCGGACACCCTGCTGCTGGCGCTCAGGTGA
- a CDS encoding CGNR zinc finger domain-containing protein, with the protein MELAYYSDYAVRLVNTEEPARGKDTLTSVEAVRALFGANQSAARRATDADVTRFRSVRARLRAVFEAADGGDETLSVDLLNSLLLEFPVSPQISGHDVRDDDGRPLWHMHLADHPSNATAGYAAIAAMGLAFHLTEYGVDRLGLCEAPPCRNAYLDTSTNRSRRYCSDRCATRANVAAYRARKRLEAERAENTGRTADSAQPASAVGDRRPGLRGR; encoded by the coding sequence GTGGAACTGGCCTATTACTCGGATTACGCCGTGCGTCTCGTCAACACCGAGGAACCGGCCCGGGGCAAGGACACCCTGACCTCGGTGGAGGCCGTGCGCGCCCTGTTCGGTGCCAACCAGTCCGCGGCGCGGCGCGCGACCGACGCGGACGTGACCCGGTTCCGCTCGGTCCGGGCCCGGCTGCGCGCGGTCTTCGAGGCGGCGGACGGCGGCGACGAGACCCTCTCCGTCGACCTGCTGAACTCGCTGCTGCTGGAGTTCCCGGTGAGCCCGCAGATCTCCGGGCACGACGTCCGTGACGACGACGGCCGGCCGCTGTGGCACATGCACCTGGCCGACCATCCGTCCAACGCGACCGCCGGCTACGCCGCCATCGCCGCGATGGGCCTCGCCTTCCACCTCACCGAGTACGGCGTGGACCGCCTCGGCCTGTGCGAGGCTCCGCCCTGCCGCAACGCCTACCTCGACACCTCGACCAACCGCTCCCGGCGCTACTGTTCCGACCGCTGCGCCACCCGGGCCAACGTGGCCGCCTACCGTGCCCGCAAACGCCTGGAGGCCGAGCGGGCGGAGAACACCGGCCGCACCGCCGACAGCGCCCAGCCCGCCAGCGCCGTCGGCGACCGGCGGCCCGGTCTGCGCGGCCGGTAG
- a CDS encoding family 2 encapsulin nanocompartment cargo protein polyprenyl transferase: MTEPKTESEYRPAECHEATILLERARAEVVPVLRAAIGSMPGPLRRIGLYHFGWENADGTPATGGSGKAIRPALVLAAASALGGPAARAAALRAAAAVELVHNFTLLHDDVMDRDTTRRHRPTVWTVFGDDDAILAGDALQALALRLLAEDPHPASRAAVARLADCVVELCAGQQADTAMERRDPGEVTLEETLAMAEAKTGALLGCACALGALYAGAAAADVAALDAFGRESGLAFQLIDDVIGIWGDPRHTGKPAGADLAARKKSLPVVAALTSGTPAASELAGLYGAPHADEEDLEYIALTVERAGGRDWAQAQAADRMARVMQELARAVPDPEAAGGLLALAEFVTRRTA, encoded by the coding sequence ATGACCGAGCCGAAGACGGAGAGCGAGTACCGACCCGCCGAGTGTCACGAGGCGACGATCCTGCTGGAGCGGGCGCGGGCCGAGGTCGTCCCCGTGCTGCGGGCCGCCATCGGCTCGATGCCCGGCCCGCTGCGCCGGATCGGTCTCTACCACTTCGGCTGGGAGAACGCGGACGGCACCCCGGCCACGGGTGGGTCCGGCAAGGCCATCCGCCCCGCACTGGTGCTCGCCGCGGCCTCCGCCCTCGGCGGGCCCGCGGCCCGGGCGGCGGCGTTACGGGCAGCCGCCGCGGTGGAACTGGTCCACAACTTCACGTTGCTGCACGACGACGTGATGGACCGGGACACCACCCGGCGCCACCGGCCCACCGTTTGGACCGTGTTCGGTGACGACGACGCGATCCTCGCCGGAGACGCCCTCCAGGCGCTCGCCCTGCGGCTGCTCGCCGAGGACCCGCACCCCGCGTCCCGGGCCGCGGTGGCCCGGCTGGCGGACTGCGTCGTCGAACTGTGCGCCGGACAGCAGGCGGACACGGCCATGGAGCGGCGCGACCCCGGCGAGGTCACCCTCGAGGAGACCCTCGCCATGGCCGAGGCCAAGACGGGCGCGCTGCTCGGCTGCGCCTGCGCACTCGGCGCGCTGTACGCGGGTGCCGCGGCGGCGGACGTGGCGGCACTGGACGCGTTCGGCCGCGAGTCGGGACTGGCCTTCCAGCTCATCGACGACGTGATCGGCATATGGGGCGACCCCCGGCACACCGGCAAGCCCGCCGGCGCGGATCTGGCAGCCCGCAAGAAGTCCCTGCCGGTGGTCGCCGCGCTCACCTCCGGCACCCCGGCCGCGTCCGAACTCGCCGGACTGTACGGGGCTCCGCACGCGGACGAGGAGGACCTGGAGTACATCGCCCTGACCGTGGAACGGGCGGGCGGCCGCGACTGGGCGCAGGCCCAGGCGGCCGACCGCATGGCTCGGGTGATGCAGGAACTCGCTCGCGCGGTGCCCGACCCGGAGGCGGCGGGCGGCCTGCTGGCCCTCGCCGAGTTCGTGACCCGGCGCACCGCGTAG